TTTTGATCAAGCTCCTTGCGTCTTGGTTTTGCATAGTACTCACCGATTTCATTTGCACCCTTGTGGTTGAAATCTCGTAGAAAGTACCGCCCTGGGCTGGTGCGAAAGAAGCGGCTTTTGGAGCCCAGACGTGCGATGTCCTCGCTGAGCCGAGCTTGAAGCGTACGATCCTGCCGAAAACCATAAAGGTGCTTCGGTAATAGTCGGCTCCTTTGCGCTTGGCTGATGATCTCTGCAGCCGAAAGCGGTCGATCTGAAAGGATCAACACTCGTTCGGCCACTTCGAGATACAAGCTAGTCATCTAGGAATCCACCTTCTTGCACGGGCCAGAGGCGCACCACTCATTCGAAAGCGTAGATTCCCACCATCGTATCGGCGGGTCGCCATGATGGACTGGGAACACAAAGCTGAGAGCTTTTCTACGCGTGTCGATCGTCGAGCTATCATAAGGCATGCCTGCCTCAGCGAATCTTTCTCGAATCTGCTCCTTTAGTTTAACTTTTGTCCTGTTTATTTCGCAAAAGTCAAATGTATATTCTGGCTGAATAAAAACATACAAATTTCCATCATTCTCAATGTGCTTGGAATGAGCCCTTGGGTAGCATGGCGCAAACAAATTGAGAAATATTGGCTCTTCCGCGAACATCAGGCTCCACCCGACTGCGCCTAAGTCACGAGTTAACGACTGCTTGCAAGATACATCATGTATCGCAAGACCAAATACAAATCTTCTAAAAAGAACAACTGTGCTCTCGAAGTCTACCGCATCACAAAGATTGATTTGTGAGACGAACCCTTTTGTTCGCCTCAAGCGCCCCTCAGCAATGTGTGCGGCAAGGCGTCGCGCGTTCGCAATAATGTTATCATCGAAGCCGAGTTCTTCACACCATGGTGGACCATACTCAATCTCAGCCTTGGCAGCGAAGGGGCATAATGTTGAGCCTTGAAGCTTAGAGAAGGCTTCCAATTCACTTTTCCTCCTGTTTCCAGTCGCCTGCATTGAACCGATTGCGAGCATTCAGGTGCCAAGCGTGGCTACTTCGCATATTGACCGTATCGAACAGGCGGCGGGCCGTGTCGGTATGCAGGGTACGTTTCACGGCTTCGCGCGTCGGGGCAAGAGCCTCCGCTATGTTGGCGCCTTTGTCCCGCATTTCCTTCAATTCAAAGTCGCAGTCGAGGTTATCAGCGTCTTTGACTATCTTGGCCTCAATGGTAATCCCCGCCATGAGTTCGGTACGAAGAGCGTCAAAGTGGGTCGCCAACGCCGAGCGTCCATCCATCTCTCGCGCGGCTGCTTCTACATCATCGTGCCGATACATTTTCTGCACGTAATTCGCGTCTCCCGTCCGACTCTCAGGTAAGTCATGAGCCAGAGCCAATTGGACGACTCTATCAACGTTGGCCCCTTCATGCACGGCAATGACCATGCCGATGAACGCCATGCGGAACGAGTGCTCCGCGACGTTGGCGAAAGGCAGACCGCCGAACTGTCGCCATGACCGATGGATATGGCGCAAAGTTCCGATCTCAAACAGAATATCGACGTCCTCTACAATGAGGTCGCTTGAGTCCCGAGCCGGCGTATCGCCCATGGGGTCCGTCCTCATTCATATCCCGATTATCAGAGTCACTGTTACCGCCGCCGCAGCCAACGCAGCGTAGTGGTGCCATGTGTCGTTCTTGCCGACACCATAGTCACAAACACCTCTGACGACCATGGCGGATTGGCCGAAGTTCCACAGGGCTTCTTGCGCGCCGGCCCCTTCCATCTCGATTGCAAATAGGTCATGCTCTTTTGCCTTTTCATCGCGGAATTTGGCGTCCCTTACGAGTGTGTTCGCGGAACCGATCTGTCCCCTGTGCATTTTAGGATGGCCTGGGTCTCGGCTGGCATCGGACGGATGCGGAAGCTCCGTTTTCCCGTCACTATCGAAGAGAATGTCGGTCGACGCATTGGGACGAGCAAAGCGCGGCGCCGCTTTCACGGCAGAGTCGATCCGAGGCTCCCACGGGCGGTGTCCCAGATATTCGTTGGTAGTGAGTTCGTTCAGGGCGCGGGCGATCGGTGCTGGCGGGGGAGGCAGCATACTGCGGTTGGTTTCCCCTTCTGGACCCAGGCTTCGATGGTCGATTTGAATCACCCCGCGTCGATCGCTGACTACCACGTCTCCCAACCGAACGTGCTTGCTTGGCTCGGATGGACGAGGCACGCCGAGCGCGATCCCACAGAAGAATAGGTGCTGCACATCGAATGAGCGCAGTAGGTTCGTAGCGGCTGTTGCGGCGGAGTTGTTCCCCATGCGGTTCAGCAGGCACAGAAGGACCTGTTTCTCCGTGCCGTCAGGGAGTTTAATCGACGTGGCTTTATAAGAGTTGGGATCGTCATCAATCCGCAGGGGCTGTTTTGAAGGACTAAGCAGTAGCTCGACCGCTGCCATTTCAATCGGCAAAGCCGTGATGATGGCGGTGTCGAATTTTGTAGTTATATTTGTAGATTCTGACTTATTCATCGCAGTTGTCATCTCTAATTGCTGCGGCGTCGCCCTGCTACTTACCTTCGAATCGTTCAGGATTTCACTGACCCTTTTCGCTTGCTTGGATGCATCCTCATGCGAGCGTCCCGATCTCACGCTCTCGGCTAATTCATCCCATGCTGGTTCGCTCCGCAAGCGAAACAATGCGCGCGAATCAGCCTCAAGGATTGGCTCTACCAATCCATACCGCGTGAGGCCGGCTACAAGGTCTCGGTAGCGCAACCGTTCTCGGGATTGCAGTCGGTGCTCCAGGGCTTCATAAGCTAAATAAGGAACATCTAGAAGTATATAGGTATGAAGCGAGGAGACGTAGCCATCGACGTACGCACTTTCGATCGGCGGAGCAACCACGTGTTTAAGTGCTGAACCATGAAATCCCTGCTTTCTGAGCACATCAACCGTATGTATGGGTACAAATGCCTGCTCTCCAAGCGCATCTGGTACATGAGACCAGATTTGCTCGAATCTTGGAGGTAGACTGATATTTCCTGAGTCGCGAAGGCATCTAAACACTTCACCGTCGCGCGCTGTCTGCGCCCAGGCAGCGCGAATTACACCGGTAGATGACCCATTGCGTTGTATATAACTTGGCATTATTACACAAGATCTCTTTTTTCTGTATGCATTCAAAAAATGATTTGTTGACGTCTCATTATATGAAAGCTTTTTGCTTTCAAGATGGTCAAATATATTCGCGTCACCTGCGGCTACTTTTAGTATCCCGTGCTCTCGAAATTCAGGGAACTCCGTGATTAGCCGCTGGCATTCGAGACTTTCATACAATGACGACAAAGGAAAAATCACTTCGTCGGCGAAGAGCAAACACAAGCGCATTGCGTTAGAAAGAGAGTTACGGATCTGTGCGGCACCGACTCTATTCAAACGCGCGCGCTCAATGTGATAATAATCCGCAAAATGTATGTAGATTCGAGGGACAGGTTTCATGCGTTGCGCTCGAACTCCAGGACAATCAGGCGTCTATCGTGCGTGCGTTCTAAGAAGTTAAGCTGTCTGAGGTTTGTGCCTGCCGCCAATACCTGTGCTACACATAACTCGACCCGGTGGGCCACGAATGGCTCGACTCGCTTCGTAAAGCGGTCGGGTTTCCTTATATCGGTCTTTCCACGTCGGTATTCCTCTAGGGGCTCCAAGCTGGACATCACAGCGCACATCTGAGAGACTTCTTCGAGTAGATCTGGCACGTATATCAACAGCGTGCCTCCTTGGCGGAGCAAACCAACCAAATTGGATGCAACGCGTTGATTCATACCAAAATCCAGCGTCGAGAACACGCTGAATACAAGATCGAAGCTGTTGCAAACAATCTCATTTG
The sequence above is a segment of the Methylosinus trichosporium OB3b genome. Coding sequences within it:
- a CDS encoding class I SAM-dependent methyltransferase, which codes for MRQAAFHYRRAEEMSEKIGRDPELWEAGCSKDHVRNTFIIPDLVARISRLCPVRIADVGSGTGYMSRNLASRLPNCHTWSLLENDPNMLRFSANIVGSDKHIGVVSFDIFQPNEIVCNSFDLVFSVFSTLDFGMNQRVASNLVGLLRQGGTLLIYVPDLLEEVSQMCAVMSSLEPLEEYRRGKTDIRKPDRFTKRVEPFVAHRVELCVAQVLAAGTNLRQLNFLERTHDRRLIVLEFERNA
- a CDS encoding purine or other phosphorylase family 1, with translation MKPVPRIYIHFADYYHIERARLNRVGAAQIRNSLSNAMRLCLLFADEVIFPLSSLYESLECQRLITEFPEFREHGILKVAAGDANIFDHLESKKLSYNETSTNHFLNAYRKKRSCVIMPSYIQRNGSSTGVIRAAWAQTARDGEVFRCLRDSGNISLPPRFEQIWSHVPDALGEQAFVPIHTVDVLRKQGFHGSALKHVVAPPIESAYVDGYVSSLHTYILLDVPYLAYEALEHRLQSRERLRYRDLVAGLTRYGLVEPILEADSRALFRLRSEPAWDELAESVRSGRSHEDASKQAKRVSEILNDSKVSSRATPQQLEMTTAMNKSESTNITTKFDTAIITALPIEMAAVELLLSPSKQPLRIDDDPNSYKATSIKLPDGTEKQVLLCLLNRMGNNSAATAATNLLRSFDVQHLFFCGIALGVPRPSEPSKHVRLGDVVVSDRRGVIQIDHRSLGPEGETNRSMLPPPPAPIARALNELTTNEYLGHRPWEPRIDSAVKAAPRFARPNASTDILFDSDGKTELPHPSDASRDPGHPKMHRGQIGSANTLVRDAKFRDEKAKEHDLFAIEMEGAGAQEALWNFGQSAMVVRGVCDYGVGKNDTWHHYAALAAAAVTVTLIIGI
- a CDS encoding YqcI/YcgG family protein encodes the protein MEAFSKLQGSTLCPFAAKAEIEYGPPWCEELGFDDNIIANARRLAAHIAEGRLRRTKGFVSQINLCDAVDFESTVVLFRRFVFGLAIHDVSCKQSLTRDLGAVGWSLMFAEEPIFLNLFAPCYPRAHSKHIENDGNLYVFIQPEYTFDFCEINRTKVKLKEQIRERFAEAGMPYDSSTIDTRRKALSFVFPVHHGDPPIRWWESTLSNEWCASGPCKKVDS
- a CDS encoding HD domain-containing protein, which gives rise to MGDTPARDSSDLIVEDVDILFEIGTLRHIHRSWRQFGGLPFANVAEHSFRMAFIGMVIAVHEGANVDRVVQLALAHDLPESRTGDANYVQKMYRHDDVEAAAREMDGRSALATHFDALRTELMAGITIEAKIVKDADNLDCDFELKEMRDKGANIAEALAPTREAVKRTLHTDTARRLFDTVNMRSSHAWHLNARNRFNAGDWKQEEK